A stretch of Vulpes vulpes isolate BD-2025 chromosome 4, VulVul3, whole genome shotgun sequence DNA encodes these proteins:
- the GNPAT gene encoding dihydroxyacetone phosphate acyltransferase isoform X3, with the protein MELGRDKKELKKWDEFEDILEERRHVSDLKFAMKCYTPLVYKGITPCKPSDIKCSVLNSEEVHYVIKQLSKESPKSIDVLREEVCEILDEMSHKLRLGAIRFFAFALSKIFKQIFSKVCVNEEGIQKLQRAIQEHPVVLLPSHRSYVDFLMLSFLLYNYDLPVPVIAAGMDFLGMKMVGELLRMSGAFFMRRTFGGNKLYWAVFSEYVKTMLRNGYAPVEFFLEGTRSRSSKTLTPKFGLLNIVMEPFFKREVFDTYLVPISISYDKILEETLYVYELLGVPKPKESTAGLLKARKILSENFGNIHVYFGDPVSLRSLAAGRMSRNPYNLVPRYIPQKQSEDMHAFVTEVAYKMQLQQIQNLVLSPWPLMVAVLLQNRPSMDFDALVEKTLWLKGLTQAFGGFLTWPDNEPAEEVIQSNILLHSNIASLVKDRVVLNMDSGDSEVVDGLIFQHITLLMCSAYRNQLLNTFVRPSLVAVALQMTPGLRKEDVYGCFRFLLNVFSDEFIFLPGNALKDFEEGCYLLCKNETIQVTTRDILVTEKGNTVLEFLIGLFKPFVECYQIICKYLLNEEDDNFTEKQYLAGVRKFTNQLLDQGTSQCYDVLSCDVQKNALAAFVRLGVIEKKKVNGDSLFNVNEPAMTKLEEMLGKFNLVTIRWVCIYYHIAKQESITVAPNTLSK; encoded by the exons ctTTCCAAGGAATCTCCTAAATCCATCGATGTCCTCCGAGAGGAAGTGTGTGAGATTTTGGATGAGATGAGCCACAAACTGCGCCTGGGAGCCATTCGGTTTTTTGCCTTTGCTCTAAGCAAAATATTCAAACAAATTTTCTCAAAAGTTTGTGTAAATGAAGAAGGTATTCAGAAA ctacaaCGAGCTATCCAGGAGCATCCAGTTGTTCTGCTGCCTAGTCATCGAAGTTACGTTGACTTTCTgatgttgtcttttcttttatacaaCTATGATTTACCTGTACCAGTCATAGCAGCAGGAATGG ACTTTTTGGGAATGAAGATGGTCGGTGAGCTGCTGCGGATGTCGGGTGCCTTTTTCATGCGGCGTACTTTTGGTGGCAACAAACTCTACTGGGCTGTGTTCTCTGAATACGTGAAAACCATGTTGCGG aatgGTTATGCTCCTGTTGAATTTTTCCTCGAAGGGACAAGAAGTCGCTCTTCCAAGACATTGACTCCGAAATTTG GTCTTCTGAATATCGTGAtggaaccattttttaaaagagaagttttTGATACATACCTTGTTCCAATTAGCATCAGTTACGATAAGATATTGGAAGAAACTCTTTATGTGTATGAACTTCTAGGGGTTCCTAAGCCAAAAGAATCTACAGCC GGATTGTTGAAAGCCAGGAAGATTCTCTctgaaaattttggaaatatcCATGTCTACTTTGGAGACCCGGTGTCACTTCGATCTCTGGCAGCTGGGAGGATGAGTCGGAACCCATATAACTTGGTTCCAAG GTATATTCCTCAGAAACAGTCAGAGGACATGCATGCCTTTGTCACTGAAGTTGCCTATAAAATGCAGCTTCAGCAAATTCAAAACCTGGTTCTGAGTCCCTGGCCCCTAATGGTTGCTGTTCTGCTTCAGAACCGGCCATCCATGGACTTCGACGCTCTGGTGGAGAAGACTTTATGGCTAAAAGGCCTAACCCAGGCCTTCGGGGGGTTTCTCACTTGGCCTG ATAATGAACCTGCTGAAGAAGTTATCCAGTCCAACATTCTCTTGCATTCCAACATCGCCAGCCTTGTCAAAGACCGGGTGGTTCTGAATATGGACTCCGGAGACTCAGAAGTGGTCGATGGACTTATTTTCCAGCATATCACTCTCCTCATGTGCTCAGCCTATAGGAACCAGTTACTCAACACTTTTGTCCGTCCTTCCTTAGTAGCTGTGGCACTGCAGATGACCCCTGGGTTGCGGAAAG AGGATGTCTACGGTTGCTTTCGCTTCCTGCTCAATGTTTTTTCAGATGAATTCATCTTCCTTCCAGGAAACGCACTAAAG GACTTTGAAGAAGGCTGTTACCTGCTCTGTAAAAATGAGACAATACAAGTGACGACCAGGGACATCCTAGttacagagaaaggaaatactGTGTTAGAATTTTTAATAGGTCTCTTTAAACCTTTTGTGGAATGTTATCAG ATAATTTGCAAATACCTCTTGAATGAAGAAGACGACAACTTCACTGAGAAGCAGTACTTGGCTGGAGTTCGAAAATTCACTAATCAGCTTCTTGATCAAG GCACCTCACAGTGTTACGACGTACTGTCTTGTGATGTACAGAAAAATGCCTTAGCAGCTTTTGTGAGGCTAGGTgtgatagaaaagaagaaagt AAATGGTGACAGTTTATTTAATGTGAATGAACCTGCCATGACAAAATTAGAAGAGATGCTTGGTAAGTTCAATTTAGTGACAATACGATGGGTTTGTATTTATTACCATATAGCAAAACAAGAAAGTATAACTGTGGCACCAAATACGCTATCAAAATGA